A window of Citrus sinensis cultivar Valencia sweet orange chromosome 7, DVS_A1.0, whole genome shotgun sequence contains these coding sequences:
- the LOC107176391 gene encoding uncharacterized protein LOC107176391 translates to MSKGKEKVVEIDDDELDFLPSLLADPAFDLGIPLEPIRYSVGTSARRMIPGKKDTPIRPPRGYVTLFLESFKLGLRCYQSEPTVDEVKYLYQLKSRPKDAGWYYFQSSTKTRKPITDLPTGGGGGNWKKKFFFAEGPWGQVAQIDGKDYRVPPCFVVLGVCTISLNLSRSSGSRLCWPIHVPPLRTLPPPPTKAGETSGAATDPASSFPPVGSKPRVPDTRPKHLVPYINEFSKLVSKKDFEDFDGSTLGELVGAMQYNAFHLGWMAIYYKAKVGRYDRKMKEDIQSGKTKADAAEKRAGDLNLENLKLIERESLAQAKAITLEEELTKVKKDLQRQKAMYKAQLESLWDSHQVQVENLEKETDNQYDQGLRYSYRCIMAVLGKQHPDLKMDELAASVAQYMDEEVAKEDIEEVEPNATEEGASPPHPFPADVAEASTPPGATGEPPLLLRWSSQ, encoded by the exons ATGTCAAAAGGTAAAGAGAAGGTCGTTGAGATTGATGACGACGAGTTAGACTTCTTGCCTAGTCTGCTCGCTGATCCTGCCTTTGATCTCGGGATTCCCTTAGAACCCATTAGATATAGTGTTGGGACTAGTGCTAGGAGAAT GATCCCAGGAAAGAAGGATACCCCTATCCGGCCTCCTAGGGGATATGTTACTCTATTTCTGGAGAGTTTTAAGCTTGGGCTGAG ATGTTACCAAAGCGAGCCCACAGTTGATGAGGTAAAGTACCTGTACCAGCTAAAGAGCAGGCCCAAAGACGCCGGCTGGTATTACTTCCAATCAAGTACTAAGACCAGGAAACCCATAACTGATCTTccaactggtggtggtggtgggaattggaagaaaaaattcttttttgctgaGGGTCCCTGGGGTCAAGTTGCACAGATTGACGGGAAGGATTATCGCGTCCCACCCTGTTTCGTG GTTCTTGGGGTGTGCACTATTAGCTTAAACCTGAGCCGCTCAAGCGGGTCGAGGCTATGCTGGCCAATTCAT GTTCCCCCCTTGAGGACTCTACCACCTCCTCCCACCAAAGCCGGAGAAACTAGCGGAGCAGCCACTGACCCCGCTTCCTCTTTTCCTCCAGTTGGGTCGAAACCTCGCGTGCCCGACACTCGACCAAAGCATTTGGTCCCATATATCAATGAGTTTTCCAAACTTGTGAGCAAGAAGGACTTTGAGGACTTTGACGGCAGCACCCTGGGCGAGCTGGTGGGAGCTATGCAGTATAACGCTTTTCACCTCGGCTGGATGGCCATCTACTATAAGGCGAAAGTCGGCCGCTATGAccggaagatgaaggaggacaTTCAATCGGGCAAGACCAAAGCTGATGCTGCCGAGAAGAGAGCAGGAGATCTGAATCTCGAGAATTTAAAGTTGATAGAGCGAGAATCTCTCGCTCAAGCTAAGGCCATTACCCTTGAGGAAGAGCTTACTAAAGTCAAGAAGGATCTGCAAAGGCAGAAGGCTATGTACAAGGCTCAGCTAGAATCTCTCTGGGATTCCCACCAGGTTCAGGTCGAGAACTTGGAGAAGGAAACTGACAACCAATATGACCAGGGGCTTCGGTACTCTTATCGTTGTATCATGGCCGTCCTTGGGAAGCAGCATCCTgatctgaagatggatgaGCTTGCTGCTAGTGTTGCTCAGTATATGGATGAGGAGGTCGCCAAAGAAGATATCGAGGAGGTGGAGCCAAACGCCACCGAGGAGGGGGCCTCTCCTCCTCATCCATTCCCTGCTGATGTTGCTGAGGCGAGTACCCCCCCTGGGGCAACTGGTGAACCCCCCCTGCTCCTGAGGTGGAGCAGCCAGTAG
- the LOC107176465 gene encoding LRR receptor-like serine/threonine-protein kinase EFR → MEQFHKLVRLCLWTGVTCGHRHQRVTELDLSNQRIGGILSPYVGNLSFLRYINLSDNSFHGEIPQEIGNLLRLEKLALPNNSFSGTIPTNLSRCSNLIQLRVSKNKLEGQIPEEIGSLLNLQTLAIDFNYLTGQLPDFVGNLSALGMLLIRWNSLGGQIPTTLGLLRNLVYLNVAENQFSGMFPRWICNISSLENNFVGSIPDSLSNASNLERLDLSGNQFKGKVSIDFSSLKNLWWLNLEQNNLGMGTASSIPDSLSNASNLERLDLSGNQFKGKVSIDFSSLKNLWWLNLEQNNLGMGTANDLDFVTLLTNCSSLKALSLCDNQFGGELPHSIANLSSTMIQFRIGGNQISGTIPSGIRNLVNLIALTIEVNQLHGIIPDGVGELQHLQQLYMFRNFLQGSIPPSLGNLTKLADLALSFNNLQGNIPSSLGNCQNLKGFDASHNKLTGAIPQQVLSITTLSVYLALAHNLLNDSLPLQVGNLKNLVMLDISSN, encoded by the exons ATGGAACAATTCCATAAACTTGTGCGGTTGTGCCTATGGACTGGAGTGACTTGTGGCCATCGGCATCAAAGGGTAACCGAGTTAGATTTGAGCAACCAAAGGATAGGAGGCATCTTGTCTCCTTACGTTGGAAACCTCAGCTTCCTCAGGTACATCAACCTTTCGGACAACAGCTTCCATGGTGAAATTCCCCAAGAAATCGGTAATCTTCTAAGGCTTGAGAAACTAGCACTGCCCAACAATTCATTTTCGGGTACAATACCTACCAACTTGTCCCGTTGCTCTAACCTCATCCAACTTCGTGTCAGCAAAAACAAGCTCGAGGGACAAATCCCAGAAGAGATAGGGAGCTTGTTGAACCTTCAAACATTGGCCATCGACTTCAATTATTTAACAGGACAGCTCCCAGATTTCGTTGGGAATCTTTCAGCTCTTGGGATGCTACTAATTAGATGGAATTCATTGGGCGGCCAAATTCCAACTACCCTTGGCCTACTCAGAAACTTAGTTTATCTCAACGTAGCTGAAAATCAATTCTCTGGTATGTTTCCTCGTTGGATTTGTAATATCTCTTCCCTGGA AAACAATTTTGTCGGCTCTATTCCTGATTCATTGTCCAATGCTTCAAATCTTGAGCGCCTCGATCTTTCCGGCAATCAATTCAAAGGGAAAGTGTCAATTGATTTTAGCAGCCTTAAGAATCTATGGTGGTTAAATTTGGAGCAGAACAATCTGGGGATGGGGACAGCCAGCTCTATTCCTGATTCATTGTCCAATGCTTCAAATCTTGAGCGCCTCGATCTTTCCGGCAATCAATTCAAAGGGAAAGTGTCAATTGATTTTAGCAGCCTTAAGAATCTATGGTGGTTAAATTTGGAGCAGAACAATCTGGGGATGGGGACAGCCAATGATCTTGATTTTGTAACCCTTCTAACTAACTGTAGTAGTTTGAAAGCGCTTAGTTTGTGTGATAATCAATTCGGAGGAGAGCTGCCTCATTcgatagccaatctctcctcaACAATGATTCAGTTTCGCATAGGAGGAAACCAAATATCTGGAACCATACCTTCTGGAATAAGAAATCTTGTCAATCTAATTGCACTTACTATAGAAGTAAACCAATTACATGGCATTATTCCTGATGGAGTTGGTGAGCTTCAACACTTACAACAATTATACATGTTTAGAAACTTTTTACAAGGGAGCATTCCCCCCAGTCTTGGTAATCTTACTAAACTAGCCGATCTTGCATTGAGCTTCAATAACTTGCAAGGCAACATACCCTCATCTCTTGGTAATTGTCAGAATTTGAAAGGCTTCGACGCCTCCCATAACAAGCTCACCGGTGCCATACCCCAACAAGTTCTCAGCATAACAACACTTTCAGTTTACCTAGCTCTTGCTCATAATCTTCTAAACGACTCTCTTCCTCTACAAGTGGGCAACCTGAAGAATCTCGTAATGTTGGACATATCTAGCAACTAA
- the LOC102612806 gene encoding uncharacterized protein LOC102612806, which yields METASEYRRVSLAKLVDGLLWISPHMENLSIKYDLYCWKYKLSFQEKHILMYKIISSEVERSWRKLTIFGDLCVCDESDDSDENSIYLCIKTLRTETYCRRLMISGDLCKFMV from the exons ATGGAAACAG CCTCTGAATATCGAAGAGTTTCCCTTGCAAAACTTGTGGATGGCTTGCTCTGGATTTCACCACATATGGAGAACTTATCAATAAAGTATGATCTGTATTGTTGGAAGTACAAGCTTTCTTTTCAG GAAAAGCATATATTGATgtacaaaattatttcttctGAGGTGGAGAGATCTTGGAGAAAATTGACGATCTTTGGAGATCTTTGTGTGTGTGATGAGTCAGATGATAGTGATGAGAACAGCATTTATTTGTGCATAAAGACTCTAAGGACGGAGACATACTGTAGAAGATTGATGATCTCTGGAGATCTTTGCAAGTTTATGGTCTGA